From Streptomyces chrestomyceticus JCM 4735, one genomic window encodes:
- a CDS encoding rod shape-determining protein produces MSFIGRDMAVDLGTANTLVYVRGRGIVLNEPSVVAINTNTGGILAVGAEAKKMIGRTPGNIVAVRPLKDGVIADFEITERMLRYFILKIHKRRYLARPRVVVCVPSGITGVERRAVIEASTQAGARQVHIIEEPMAAAIGSGLPVHEATGNMVVDIGGGTTEVAVISLGGIVTAQSIRVAGDELDNAIIQHIKKEYSLLLGERTAESIKITIGSAYDLEQDEHTEIRGRDLVSGLPKTVVISAAEVRKAIEEPVNSIVDAVKTTLDKCPPELSGDVMDRGIVLTGGGALLRGLDERLRRETGMPIHIAEDPLDSVALGSGKCVEEFEALQQVLDSQPRR; encoded by the coding sequence ATGTCGTTCATCGGCCGTGACATGGCTGTCGACCTCGGGACCGCCAACACGCTGGTGTACGTCAGGGGTCGCGGGATCGTCCTCAACGAGCCGTCGGTCGTGGCCATCAACACCAACACCGGCGGCATCCTGGCCGTCGGGGCCGAGGCGAAGAAGATGATCGGCCGCACCCCCGGCAACATCGTCGCGGTGCGTCCTCTGAAGGACGGCGTGATCGCCGACTTCGAGATCACCGAGCGGATGCTCCGCTACTTCATCCTCAAGATCCACAAGCGCCGTTACCTGGCCCGCCCGCGCGTCGTCGTCTGTGTCCCCTCCGGCATCACCGGAGTCGAGCGCCGCGCGGTCATCGAGGCGTCCACCCAGGCCGGCGCGCGCCAGGTGCACATCATCGAGGAGCCGATGGCCGCCGCGATCGGCTCCGGCCTGCCGGTCCACGAGGCCACCGGCAACATGGTGGTGGACATCGGCGGCGGCACGACCGAGGTCGCCGTGATCTCGCTCGGCGGCATCGTCACGGCCCAGTCGATCCGGGTGGCCGGCGACGAGCTGGACAACGCGATCATCCAGCACATCAAGAAGGAGTACAGCCTCCTGCTGGGCGAGCGCACCGCCGAGAGCATCAAGATCACCATCGGTTCGGCGTACGACCTGGAACAGGACGAGCACACCGAGATCCGCGGCCGCGACCTGGTCTCCGGCCTGCCCAAGACCGTCGTCATCTCGGCGGCCGAGGTCCGCAAGGCGATCGAGGAGCCGGTCAACTCCATCGTCGACGCGGTCAAGACCACGCTCGACAAGTGCCCGCCGGAGCTGTCCGGCGACGTGATGGACCGCGGCATCGTGCTCACCGGCGGCGGCGCCCTGCTCCGCGGCCTCGACGAGCGCCTGCGCCGCGAGACCGGCATGCCGATCCACATCGCCGAGGACCCGCTCGACTCCGTCGCGCTCGGCAGCGGCAAGTGCGTCGAGGAGTTCGAGGCCCTCCAGCAGGTACTGGACTCCCAGCCGCGCCGCTGA
- the mreC gene encoding rod shape-determining protein MreC has translation MRDTRESRLLLVLLVAIAFALITVDIRGGERSPLAPARQAAAAAFGPVESGIATVVDPVGNAVGAVRDSGERHNRISVLERENAALKAKLGSTDRNRNRAAELDKMLKTAGTGQYGIKGAQVIAIGAAQGFSWTVTIDAGSQDGIARDMTVLNGDGLVGRVTTVGRSTATVLLANDPDFTVGTRMEKTNEIGFATGQGGDSLRVQLLNGKAEVKKGDRLVTFGSSADKPFVPGVPVGRVVKVDPSNGDLTRSLQVRPFVGFSQLDIVGVVVQPPREDPRDTVLPQKPAKPKPTPTVTVTATPTASASPRS, from the coding sequence GTGAGGGACACACGAGAGAGCCGGCTGCTACTGGTGCTGCTGGTCGCGATCGCGTTCGCGCTGATCACGGTGGACATCCGCGGCGGCGAACGGTCCCCGCTCGCCCCCGCCCGGCAGGCCGCCGCGGCGGCCTTCGGCCCGGTCGAGAGCGGTATCGCCACGGTCGTCGACCCGGTGGGCAACGCGGTCGGCGCGGTGCGCGACTCCGGCGAGCGGCACAACCGGATCAGCGTCCTGGAACGCGAGAACGCCGCCCTGAAGGCGAAGCTCGGCTCCACCGACCGCAACCGCAACCGGGCCGCCGAGCTGGACAAGATGCTCAAGACCGCCGGTACCGGCCAGTACGGCATCAAGGGCGCCCAGGTCATCGCCATCGGCGCGGCGCAGGGCTTCTCCTGGACCGTCACCATCGACGCCGGCTCCCAGGACGGCATCGCCCGCGACATGACCGTCCTCAACGGCGACGGCCTGGTCGGCCGGGTCACCACCGTCGGCCGCAGCACCGCCACCGTCCTGCTCGCCAACGACCCGGACTTCACCGTCGGCACCCGGATGGAGAAGACCAACGAGATCGGCTTCGCCACCGGCCAGGGCGGCGACTCGCTGCGCGTCCAGCTCCTCAACGGCAAGGCCGAGGTGAAGAAGGGCGACCGGCTGGTCACCTTCGGCTCCAGCGCCGACAAGCCGTTCGTGCCCGGCGTCCCGGTCGGACGGGTCGTCAAGGTCGACCCGTCCAACGGCGACCTGACCCGCTCCCTCCAGGTCCGCCCGTTCGTCGGCTTCTCGCAACTGGACATCGTCGGCGTGGTCGTCCAGCCGCCCCGCGAGGACCCGCGCGACACGGTGCTGCCGCAGAAACCCGCCAAACCCAAGCCGACGCCGACGGTCACCGTCACGGCCACCCCCACCGCGAGCGCCTCCCCCAGGAGCTGA
- a CDS encoding peptidoglycan D,D-transpeptidase FtsI family protein gives MNKPLRRVSVFCVLLILALLAWVTWLQGAKASTFTDDPHNPRVSIAKYANPLGNILVDGQPVTGSTATDGTLKNKRTYKDGPLYAPVTGFTSQIFGSNQLESLYGDLLDGSDSRLQNPGDALTRQRPKGGDVATTIDSKVQKAGYEALGNKTGAAVALDPATGRILGMVSTPSYDPGKFAGSGSGDQKAWKDLSADKKHPEINRALRQPLPPGSTFKLVVAAAALEDGLYSSVDEATDSPDPYVLPGTRTTLKNESASAPCENATIRTALQYSCNTVFAKMAADLGQDKVRAQAEKFGFNNGKLDTPVRAGKSLYPQGMDKAQTALSGIGQFDDTATPLQMAMVSSAIANGGDLQTPQMVDKLTDSGGNTLQQYAPKKYGKAVSQRTAEQLQSSMETVVNEGTGSKAKIDGLTVGGKTGTAQHGVDNEGTPYAWFVSYAKDGNGHQVAVAVMVEDSDAARSEISGGGLAGPVAKAMMKAALS, from the coding sequence ATGAACAAACCCCTGCGCCGCGTCTCGGTCTTCTGCGTCCTGCTGATCCTCGCGCTGCTGGCGTGGGTCACCTGGCTGCAGGGGGCCAAGGCGTCCACGTTCACGGACGATCCGCACAATCCCCGCGTCTCCATAGCCAAGTACGCGAACCCACTGGGCAACATCCTCGTGGACGGGCAGCCGGTGACCGGCTCCACCGCCACCGACGGCACCCTGAAGAACAAGCGGACGTACAAGGACGGCCCGCTCTACGCCCCCGTCACCGGCTTCACCTCGCAGATCTTCGGCAGCAACCAGTTGGAGAGCCTGTACGGCGACCTCCTCGACGGCTCCGACAGCCGCCTGCAGAACCCGGGCGACGCGCTGACCCGCCAGCGCCCCAAGGGCGGCGACGTGGCCACCACCATCGACTCCAAGGTGCAGAAGGCCGGTTACGAGGCGCTCGGGAACAAGACCGGGGCCGCGGTCGCCCTCGACCCGGCCACCGGCAGGATCCTCGGGATGGTCAGCACGCCCTCGTACGACCCGGGCAAGTTCGCCGGTTCCGGCAGCGGCGACCAGAAGGCGTGGAAGGACCTGTCGGCGGACAAGAAGCACCCCGAGATCAACCGCGCGCTGCGGCAGCCGCTGCCGCCCGGCTCCACCTTCAAGCTCGTCGTCGCGGCGGCCGCGCTGGAGGACGGCCTGTACTCCTCCGTGGACGAGGCCACCGACAGCCCCGACCCGTACGTCCTCCCCGGCACCCGCACCACCCTGAAGAACGAGAGCGCCTCGGCGCCCTGCGAGAACGCGACCATCCGCACCGCGCTCCAGTACTCCTGCAACACCGTCTTCGCGAAGATGGCCGCCGACCTGGGCCAGGACAAGGTGCGCGCGCAGGCCGAGAAGTTCGGCTTCAACAACGGCAAGCTGGACACCCCGGTGCGGGCCGGCAAGAGCCTGTACCCGCAGGGCATGGACAAGGCGCAGACCGCGCTGTCCGGCATCGGCCAGTTCGACGACACCGCGACGCCGCTCCAGATGGCCATGGTCTCGTCCGCCATCGCCAACGGCGGTGATCTCCAGACGCCGCAGATGGTCGACAAGCTCACCGACAGCGGCGGCAACACCCTCCAGCAGTACGCGCCGAAGAAGTATGGCAAGGCGGTCTCGCAGCGCACCGCCGAGCAGCTCCAGTCCTCCATGGAGACCGTCGTGAACGAGGGCACCGGCTCCAAGGCCAAGATCGACGGACTGACGGTCGGCGGCAAGACGGGCACCGCCCAGCACGGCGTGGACAACGAGGGCACCCCGTACGCCTGGTTCGTCTCCTACGCCAAGGACGGCAACGGCCACCAGGTGGCCGTCGCGGTCATGGTCGAGGACAGCGACGCGGCCCGCAGCGAGATCTCGGGCGGCGGCCTGGCGGGTCCGGTGGCCAAGGCGATGATGAAGGCGGCGCTGTCGTAG
- a CDS encoding DUF4233 domain-containing protein gives MRTLCASTLIGEFFVIGFAGLVAMQTSGHSAATVWTVSGVAMLLCVLLCGVLTRPGGVQLGWALQAALIASGFVVGTMFFLGAVFAALWWASVHFGRKIDEAKARWAAQAGEGPQPGAA, from the coding sequence ATGCGCACGCTGTGTGCGAGCACGCTGATCGGCGAGTTCTTCGTGATCGGGTTCGCCGGTCTGGTCGCCATGCAGACCTCCGGCCACTCCGCGGCCACGGTCTGGACGGTCAGCGGCGTCGCGATGCTGCTGTGCGTCCTGCTGTGCGGCGTGCTCACCCGCCCCGGCGGCGTGCAGCTCGGCTGGGCCCTCCAGGCGGCCCTGATCGCCAGCGGCTTCGTGGTGGGCACGATGTTCTTCCTCGGCGCGGTCTTCGCCGCGCTGTGGTGGGCGTCGGTGCACTTCGGCCGCAAGATCGACGAGGCGAAGGCCCGGTGGGCGGCCCAGGCGGGGGAGGGCCCGCAGCCGGGGGCGGCGTAG
- the mreD gene encoding rod shape-determining protein MreD, producing MRIKRILLSAALVVVALLVQVGVLARLQLPGATPDLLLLVVLGLALVYGHVSGALVGFGAGLLADLAPPSDHAIGRYALVLCVIGYVAGLTKPDTGQHRSATMPLAVVVAAALGSTLLYAGVGSLVGDSAARHVGLGWLLFTATLYDLLLAPFAVPLVMALARRTEHDPLAADAAGGQGGSAKGRKSVHGWIGSGTGLKASRSMRTSFPSKPARIAGQRGGLLGRSARNKAGRIKGVKRL from the coding sequence ATGCGCATCAAGAGGATCCTGCTCTCCGCCGCGCTGGTGGTCGTGGCCCTGCTGGTCCAGGTCGGCGTGCTGGCGCGGCTCCAGCTCCCGGGCGCCACACCGGACCTGCTGCTCCTGGTCGTCCTCGGCCTCGCCCTGGTGTACGGGCACGTCAGCGGCGCCCTGGTCGGCTTCGGCGCCGGGCTGCTCGCCGACCTCGCGCCGCCCTCCGACCACGCCATCGGCCGGTACGCGCTGGTGCTGTGCGTCATCGGGTACGTGGCCGGGCTGACCAAGCCGGACACCGGGCAGCACCGCTCGGCGACCATGCCGCTGGCCGTCGTGGTCGCCGCCGCCCTCGGCTCGACCCTGCTGTACGCGGGCGTCGGCTCGCTCGTCGGCGACTCCGCCGCCCGCCACGTGGGCCTGGGCTGGTTGCTGTTCACCGCCACGCTCTACGACCTGCTGCTGGCCCCGTTCGCCGTACCCCTGGTGATGGCGCTGGCCCGCCGGACGGAACACGACCCGCTGGCGGCGGACGCCGCCGGCGGGCAGGGCGGCTCCGCCAAGGGCCGCAAGAGCGTGCACGGCTGGATCGGCTCCGGCACCGGCCTGAAGGCGAGCCGCTCGATGCGCACCAGCTTCCCGTCCAAGCCGGCCCGGATCGCCGGCCAGCGCGGCGGACTGCTCGGCAGATCGGCCCGTAACAAGGCAGGACGCATCAAGGGGGTCAAGCGACTGTGA
- the ndk gene encoding nucleoside-diphosphate kinase, translating into MSQRTLVLLKPDAVRRGLVGEILGRIERKAGWTISALELRTLDREILEQHYAEHVGRDFYEPLVQFMSSGPVVSLVVEGERVIEGVRALAGPTDPIKAPGGSIRGDFGTITRENLVHASDSPESAEREIKIFFPGRS; encoded by the coding sequence GTGAGCCAGCGCACGCTCGTCCTCCTCAAGCCCGACGCGGTCCGCCGCGGCCTGGTCGGTGAGATTCTCGGCCGTATCGAGCGCAAGGCGGGCTGGACGATCAGCGCGCTGGAGCTGCGCACCCTGGACCGCGAAATCCTGGAGCAGCACTACGCCGAGCACGTCGGCCGGGACTTCTACGAGCCGTTGGTGCAGTTCATGTCGTCGGGCCCGGTGGTCAGCCTGGTCGTCGAGGGCGAGCGGGTCATCGAGGGCGTACGGGCGCTGGCCGGTCCGACCGACCCGATCAAGGCGCCCGGCGGCTCGATCCGCGGCGACTTCGGGACCATCACCCGGGAGAACCTCGTCCACGCCTCGGACTCGCCGGAGTCGGCGGAGCGTGAAATCAAGATTTTCTTCCCGGGCCGTTCCTGA